The genomic interval AAGGAGCAGAGTTGCAAATTCAAAGTGAGGAAGTATCCAGTGTTATTTTTCAAGCGCTTCAAAACAAAGGCTTTGTCCGTAAATTTGCCCTTGAAGAACCCTCCTTAAATGATATTTTCATAGCGAAGGTAGGTGCATCATATGAATAAGTTTTGGATAATGGTTGCACATACATATTTAAGTAAAATAAAAACGAAATCATTTATTATCACTACATTCATAACAGTATTGCTTCTTTTAGGTTTATCAAATATTTCTACTATCATAGAGGCTTTTAATAAGGGTGATGAAGTTAAAACGTTCGCTGTCCTTGATGAATCAAATGAATACTATGAGAAGTTTGAAACAAATATTACAGCAAGAGGAATACCAATTCATATTAAAAAATCTACATTATCAGAAGCTGAACTAGATGAACAAGTGCAAGAAGAAAAAGTAGATGGAATGATTATTTTATCATCTGATCCCCATCAACAGTTAACAGCAACTGTAAAAACATTGTTAATGACAGATAGTCAAGTATACACGCAAATCGAACAAATTCTTCAACAGACAAAGCAAGACATAGGAAGAGAACAGCTGGGTTTAAATTCGAATGAGTTAAACCAATTATTCACACCTGTTGAGCTGCACAAAGTGGCTCTTGAAGATAATGCGAAAACGGAAGAGGAATTAAACCAAGCAAGAGGGCTTGTTTATGTATTATTATTTGTCATTTATTTTTCGGTGATCATGTACGCAAGTATGATTGCTACAGAGGTAGCGACGGAAAAATCTTCAAGGGTTATGGAAATTTTGATTTCAAGTGTATCCCCAGTAAAGCAAATGTTCGCTAAATTAATTGGAATTGGATTATTAAGCATTACACAAATGCTCGTTATACTTGGTGTCGGTTATGCATCAATTAGTGCAAAAATCGATGAATTAAATGCGATGACAGGCGGCGCATTAGGATTTAGTGCCATTCCCACTTCAACATTCGTTTATGCAGGGATTTATTTGATACTGGGATACTTCCTATTTGCAACACTAGCTGCTTTCCTTGGTTCACTTGTAAGTAGAATTGAGGATGTTCAGCAATTAATCTCACCAATGATTTTCTTAATTGTTGCAGCATTTATGATTGCTATGTTTGGGCTGTCAAATCCGGCTGCACCTTTTATAACAATAAGCTCATACATACCATTTTTTACACCAATGATTATGTTTTTAAGGGTAGGAATGTTAAATATCCCTGCTTGGGAAATAGGGTTATCTATCACGGTTCTTCTTGTGTCAATCATCCTTTTAGCTATTTTTGGAGCTCGTGTATATAAGGGCGGCGTCCTTATTTACGGCAAATCTTCATCTTTTAAAGACTTGAAAAGAGCGTTAATGTTGTCGAAGGATAAGTAAAGATTAAGAAATAAGGGTGGGGGGAAGTAATTAAGATATTACTTCCCCCCACTCTTAAAGTTTATGATCTATCGATGGCTTTTCTCTGTCTGATAAAAAAAGCAAGATATGTCATCATTACAGGTACTCCAATAATAAGCAATGCAGTCGTCAAAGTAGTAACGATATTGACAAAAATGAGAGATGTATCCTTTTGGATAATGAAATTTTGTACAAGTGTTAATAATAGGAGTGCAATTATTACAAAAAAGGGATTTTTCCTAGTACCCCAATTCCATTTTTATATTTTTCCACTTTTGAGGGAGAATCTGAATAAATGGTTTTTTTGTTCCTGGATTAGCAGAAAAAATATGAATATTACCCACTCCGTATCCATATGTCCAGCCCCCCAGCTATAAATACACGTTCATAATCCACTTGGGTTTCCTCTGTCACATGTTGATAATCAACTGAATAGATAAGTCTTCATCGAGCCGATGAAGGCCTAATTTTGATAAAAGTATGCACAAAAAGGTCTTCATCGAGCCGATGAAGGCCTAAATTCGATAAAGTATGCACAATAAGGTCTTCATTCAGCCGATGAAGGCCCAAATTCGATAAAAGTATGCACAAAAAGGTCTTCATCGAGCCGATGAAGGCCCAATTTTGATAAAAGTATGCACAAAAAGGTCTTCATCGAGCCGATGAAGGGCCAAATTCGATAAAAGTATGCACAAAAAGGTCTTCATCGAGCCGATGAAGGCCCAATTTTGATAAAAGCTGCACAAAAAGGTCTTCATTCAGCCGATGAAGGCCCAAATTCGATAAAAGTATGCACAAAAAGGTCTTCATCGAGCCGATGAAGGCCCAATTTTGATAAAAGCTGCACAAAAAGGTCATCATTCAGCCGATGAAGGCCCAATCACGATAAAAGCTGCACAAAAAGGTCTTCATTCAGCCGATGAAGGCCCAAATTCGATAAAGTATGCACAAAAAGGTCATCATTCAGCCGATGAAGGCCCAAATTCGATAAAAGTATGCACAAAAAGGTTCGTTTTGGTTCACCTTGTTTCAATCGAAACCCTAGTGGAGTAAATGAATCAAGAAACCAGCCTTGTGCTGATTTATCACTTAGATTTTTCATACTCTCGTTCTTACTAAAGGATAGGCCATATGACAATAACATATAACGTCTCTTACTATGAGTCATTATGATTCTTCACTTCTGATAATTGAATAACAAGATTTCCGTGAGTGACCATTTCTTGCCTTTTCTTTAAGTCATTTTGTAAAACTCGTCGTCCTTCTTCTGTTGCAACATATGTTTTTCGACGGTCATGTTCATCTTTAAAAAGCTTTATTAGTTGTTGATCCTGTAACTTTTTTATTAGCGTATACATTGTTGCAGGACCAATAGTAAAATATCCGTCTGTTAACTCTTTAATATACTTCATTAGTGCATAACCGTGTCTTGGCTCGAGAAGTGATAATAAAATGTAATAAGTAGAATCAGTTAAAGCCTTAGTTGATAAAGGATCTTTTTTAAACAAATGTGTGGTCCTCTTAGATATCAGTAAATTATTATATCCACTTATGATATATCGGTTACTGATATATATCCTTATTGATATAGCAAATGACTAGTAAAATAATGTCAATAACTAAT from Metabacillus sediminilitoris carries:
- a CDS encoding PadR family transcriptional regulator, producing the protein MFKKDPLSTKALTDSTYYILLSLLEPRHGYALMKYIKELTDGYFTIGPATMYTLIKKLQDQQLIKLFKDEHDRRKTYVATEEGRRVLQNDLKKRQEMVTHGNLVIQLSEVKNHNDS
- a CDS encoding ABC transporter permease, which codes for MNKFWIMVAHTYLSKIKTKSFIITTFITVLLLLGLSNISTIIEAFNKGDEVKTFAVLDESNEYYEKFETNITARGIPIHIKKSTLSEAELDEQVQEEKVDGMIILSSDPHQQLTATVKTLLMTDSQVYTQIEQILQQTKQDIGREQLGLNSNELNQLFTPVELHKVALEDNAKTEEELNQARGLVYVLLFVIYFSVIMYASMIATEVATEKSSRVMEILISSVSPVKQMFAKLIGIGLLSITQMLVILGVGYASISAKIDELNAMTGGALGFSAIPTSTFVYAGIYLILGYFLFATLAAFLGSLVSRIEDVQQLISPMIFLIVAAFMIAMFGLSNPAAPFITISSYIPFFTPMIMFLRVGMLNIPAWEIGLSITVLLVSIILLAIFGARVYKGGVLIYGKSSSFKDLKRALMLSKDK